From Molothrus aeneus isolate 106 chromosome 18, BPBGC_Maene_1.0, whole genome shotgun sequence, a single genomic window includes:
- the SNAP29 gene encoding synaptosomal-associated protein 29, translated as MSALPRSYNPFAEDEEEDVAPAGPGGAGGAERQRYLQQEVLRRTAATADSTTRSLSLLYESERIGVATSEELVRQGEALKRTEQMVDKMDQDLKTSQRHINSIKSVWGGLVNYFKAKPPESKPEQNGTPEYYANSRLKEAMMSSKEQESKYQESHPNLRKLDNSDNDFNKADLVSSVQSDAYPKNQQLRAYHQKIDTNLDEMSSGLSRLKSLALGLQTEIEEQDDMLDRLTKKVETLDVNIKNTDRKVRQL; from the exons ATGTCGGCGCTCCCGAGGAGCTACAACCCGTTCgcggaggacgaggaggaggatgtgGCGCCGGCGGgtcccggcggggcgggcggcgcggagCGGCAGCGGtacctgcagcaggaggtgctgcgCCGCACCGCCGCCACCGCCGACAGCACCACCCGCTCCCTGTCGCTGCTCTATGAGTCCGAGCGCATCGGCGTGGCCACCTCCGAG GAGCTCGTCCGGCAGGGAGAGGCTCTGAAGCGCACGGAGCAGATGGTTGATAAAATGGACCAGGACTTGAAAACGAGTCAAAGGCACATCAACAGCATCAAGAGTGTCTGGGGGGGCTTGGTAAACTACTTCAAAGCCAAACCACCAGAGAGCAAGCCAGAGCAGAATGGAACCCCTGAATATTATGCTAACAGCAG gttAAAAGAAGCAATGATGTCTAGTAAAGAACAAGAGTCAAAATACCAGGAAAGCCATCCAAATTTAAGGAAGCTAGATAATTCAG ACAATGACTTCAACAAAGCAGATTTAGTTTCTTCAGTGCAAAGTGATGCCTACCCAAAGAACCAACAACTGCGAGCTTACCACCAGAAAATTGATACCAACTTAG ATGAGATGTCTTCTGGGCTGAGTCGCCTGAAAAGCCTTGCTCTTGGCCTGCAGACGGAGATAGAAGAGCAGGATGATATGTTGGATCGGCTCACAAAGAAAGTAGAGACGCTGGATGTCAACATTAAAAACACTGATAGGAAAGTCCG
- the SERPIND1 gene encoding heparin cofactor 2, whose translation MKFLFQLLAFALIITSTFCGVKDVTEHFESLKGAQPHENGTYMPNLPLEFHRENTITNDLIPEEEEEEDYLDLDRILSEDDYSDIIDAAPHMVSEVQQGNILELFQGKTRIQRLNILNANFGFNLYRSVADKASSSDNIIMAPVGISTAMAMISLGLKDQTQQEVLSVLGFQDFINASSKYELMTVHNLFRKLTHRLFRRNFGFTLRSVNDLYIHKDFSVLSDFKTNMKTYYFADAQAADFSDPSFIAKTNERILKLTKGLIKEALVNINPTTLMMILNCLYFKGTWENKFPVEMTMKRSFRLNEKQTVKVPMMQTKGTFLAAADPELDCSIIQLPFVGNISMLVVLPHKLAGMKALEKQITPQVVEKWQKSMTNRTREVVLPKFKLEKTYNLIDYLRSMGIEELFNGKGDYSGISDEKITIDRFNHQGTITVNEEGTEAAAITTVGFMPLSTQIRFVVDRPFLFLIYEHRTSCLLFMGRVANPATS comes from the exons ATGAAGTTCCTATTTCAATTGCTTGCCTTCGCTCTCATCATAACCTCCACATTTTGTGGAGTCAAGGACGTCACTGAGCACTTTGAAAGCCTTAAAGGTGCACAGCCACATGAAAATGGGACTTACATGCCAAACCTACCACTCGAGTTCCACAGAGAAAACACCATCACTAATGACTTGAttcctgaagaggaggaggaagaggactACCTAGACCTTGACAGGATACTGAGTGAAGATGACTACAGTGATATTATTGATGCTGCCCCACACATGGTTTCTGAAGTTCAACAAGGAAATATTCTTGAACTATTCCAAGGCAAAACCAGAATCCAGCGCCTCAATATCCTCAATGCAAACTTTGGCTTCAACCTTTACCGCAGCGTGGCAGACAAGGCCAGCTCCTCAGACAATATTATCATGGCTCCTGTTGGTATTTCCACTGCAATGGCTATGATTTCCCTGGGCCTGAAGGATCAAACCCAGCAGGAAGTGTTATCAGTTCTCGGCTTTCAAGACTTCATTAATGCCAGCAGCAAATACGAGCTCATGACCGTTCACAACCTCTTCCGCAAACTCACCCATCGGCTCTTCAGGCGCAACTTCGGCTTCACGCTGAGGTCTGTCAATGACCTTTATATCCATAAAGACTTTTCTGTCCTCAGTGATTTCAAAACCAACATGAAAACATACTACTTTGCTGATGCCCAAGCAGCTGATTTCTCAGATCCCAGTTTCATAGCCAAAACCAACGAACGCATCTTGAAGCTGACCAAGGGATTAATAAAGGAAGCTCTTGTGAATATAAACCCTACAACACTGATGATGATTCTTAATTGTCTTTACTTTAAAG GAACTTGGGAGAACAAGTTTCCAGTGGAGATGACCATGAAGCGAAGTTTCCGGCTGAACGAGAAGCAGACGGTGAAGGTGCCCATGATGCAGACCAAGGGCACCTTCCTGGCTGCTGCCGACCCCGAGCTGGACTGCAGCATCATCCAGCTGCCCTTCGTGGGCAACATCAGCATGCTCGTGGTGCTCCCACACAAACTGGCTGGAATGAAAGCCCTCGAGAAGCAGATCACACCTCAAGTGGTAGAAAAGTGGCAGAAGAGCATGACAAACAG AACAAGAGAAGTGGTTCTGCCTAAATTTAAGCTGGAGAAGACTTATAACTTGATTGATTATCTGAGATCCATGGGAATAGAAGAACTGTTCAATGGAAAAGGAGACTACTCTGGCATATCAGATGAGAAGATCACCATTGACAGG TTCAATCACCAAGGCACAATCACAGTGAATGAGGAGggcacagaggctgcagcaaTAACCACGGTGGGGTTCATGCCTCTCTCCACCCAGATCCGCTTTGTGGTGGATCGCCCGTTCCTGTTCCTGATCTACGAGCACCGCACCAGCTGCCTCCTGTTCATGGGCAGAGTGGCCAACCCAGCCACGTCTTAA